A genomic window from Bacillota bacterium includes:
- a CDS encoding pitrilysin family protein — VRSVAVGIWVRAGSRDEDGTEAGLSHFLEHMFFKGSETRTARDIAEAIDGVGGQLNAFTGKEYSCFYARVLDEHFPLVLDILTDMLTHPRFDPEDIDRERNVVLEEISSYEDTPDDLIHDLVLEASWGGHPLGRSILGPAEVVRGLDRARLTRLYRARYTPDNLVVAVAGRIDEDQVLEEVRARLDGLTGDSPRRRQGPPKQEPGRVLRPKDSEQVHLCLAGPSEAASESRAYYASQLLSTIMGGGTSSRLFQRIREERGLAYSIYTYTSSYRDAGLLTTYAGVGPAKSREVLEIILEEFTRFRREGPRPEELERARAQLKAGLMMGLESTTNRMMRLGRLQLTLGKLVSPDTVMARVEAVTRDDVADAADPALDSERLALAAIGPEEAVEALRAPGPVEPVTGGEDR; from the coding sequence CGTCCGGTCGGTGGCCGTGGGGATATGGGTCCGGGCCGGGTCGCGCGATGAAGACGGCACCGAGGCCGGCCTGTCCCATTTCCTCGAGCACATGTTCTTCAAGGGTTCCGAGACGCGGACCGCGAGGGACATCGCTGAGGCCATCGACGGCGTGGGCGGTCAACTGAACGCCTTCACCGGCAAGGAGTACTCGTGTTTTTACGCCCGGGTCCTCGACGAGCATTTTCCCCTGGTCCTCGACATCCTCACCGACATGCTCACCCACCCGCGTTTCGACCCTGAGGACATCGACCGGGAGCGCAACGTCGTCCTCGAGGAGATCAGCTCTTATGAGGACACCCCCGACGATCTCATCCACGACCTCGTCCTCGAGGCTTCCTGGGGCGGGCATCCCCTCGGTCGAAGTATCCTTGGGCCGGCGGAGGTAGTCCGCGGCCTTGACCGCGCCCGGCTGACTCGTCTCTATCGGGCTCGCTACACGCCCGACAACCTGGTCGTGGCCGTCGCCGGGCGGATCGACGAAGACCAGGTCCTGGAGGAGGTCCGGGCGCGTCTCGACGGGTTGACCGGGGATTCTCCCCGCCGGCGCCAGGGACCGCCGAAACAGGAGCCCGGACGGGTCCTGAGGCCCAAGGACAGCGAGCAAGTCCACCTCTGCCTGGCCGGACCGAGCGAAGCGGCCTCGGAGAGTCGGGCCTATTACGCCTCGCAACTCCTGAGCACGATCATGGGCGGTGGAACCAGTTCCCGCCTTTTCCAGCGGATCCGGGAGGAGCGCGGACTGGCCTACTCAATCTACACTTACACCAGCTCGTACCGGGACGCCGGCCTTCTGACGACCTATGCCGGGGTTGGCCCGGCCAAGAGTCGTGAGGTCCTGGAGATCATTCTCGAGGAGTTCACCCGCTTTCGGCGGGAGGGCCCCCGTCCGGAAGAGCTCGAACGGGCCCGGGCGCAGTTGAAGGCGGGGTTGATGATGGGTCTGGAGAGCACGACCAACCGGATGATGCGCCTCGGGCGCCTCCAGCTGACCCTGGGCAAGCTGGTCAGCCCGGACACCGTCATGGCCCGTGTCGAGGCCGTCACCCGCGATGACGTGGCCGACGCCGCGGACCCTGCCCTAGATTCGGAACGCCTTGCTCTGGCGGCCATCGGTCCGGAGGAGGCCGTCGAGGCCCTGAGGGCCCCGGGGCCGGTTGAGCCGGTGACCGGAGGTGAAGATCGGTGA